One window from the genome of Enterobacter asburiae encodes:
- a CDS encoding tail assembly protein, with the protein MYESVRTVRLYGVLGTTFGREFQLSVASPKEAIRALCVIVPGFERFLNTSKQRGLTYAVFSGKRNLNDDELSMDQSSADIRIAPVILGSKRGGVFQTILGVALVAVGAVASYFGGGAVGVPLMQFGAAMALGGVVQMLSPQTTGLASKQSADNKASYAFGGVTNTTAQGNPVPLLYGRRRIGGAIISAGIYVEDQQ; encoded by the coding sequence ATGTACGAATCCGTCCGTACTGTTCGCCTATATGGTGTTTTGGGTACTACGTTTGGCCGCGAATTCCAACTTTCTGTAGCATCACCAAAAGAAGCCATCCGCGCATTGTGCGTTATCGTGCCAGGCTTCGAGCGGTTTTTGAATACCAGCAAGCAGCGTGGGCTTACTTACGCTGTATTCAGTGGAAAGCGTAACCTGAACGATGACGAACTCTCTATGGATCAGAGTAGTGCTGATATCCGTATTGCGCCGGTTATCCTCGGGAGTAAACGTGGTGGAGTATTCCAGACCATCTTAGGCGTGGCTTTGGTCGCAGTTGGTGCTGTGGCGTCATACTTTGGCGGTGGTGCTGTCGGTGTTCCTCTAATGCAATTTGGCGCTGCGATGGCCCTTGGCGGTGTCGTTCAAATGCTTTCTCCACAGACAACCGGACTTGCCAGCAAGCAATCGGCAGACAACAAGGCTAGTTATGCCTTTGGTGGAGTAACAAATACGACAGCTCAGGGCAATCCGGTACCGCTCTTGTACGGACGGCGCCGTATAGGTGGCGCGATCATCTCCGCCGGTATCTATGTTGAAGATCAGCAGTAA
- a CDS encoding DnaT-like ssDNA-binding protein: MINTDITSPDANSYASEEDLASFAEIRGIELPDKLTPLLIKAMDYLEGLDWVGSKAGPRQALAWPRVNVVLDEHDFPPDQVPRQVITAQCMLAIEAIEGDLLSSVREAAVKTERVEGAVTMTYAVADGEVFTPSYPAVMAILGDLAGGRGYAINAFAERA, from the coding sequence ATGATCAATACCGATATCACCTCTCCTGATGCCAACAGCTACGCCAGTGAAGAGGATCTTGCCTCATTTGCGGAAATACGCGGCATTGAACTGCCTGACAAGCTTACACCTTTGTTGATTAAGGCAATGGATTACCTAGAGGGGCTGGACTGGGTAGGCTCAAAAGCTGGCCCGAGACAGGCTCTGGCATGGCCACGCGTGAATGTCGTTCTGGATGAACATGATTTCCCACCCGACCAGGTGCCGCGGCAGGTTATCACCGCACAATGCATGCTGGCTATCGAGGCGATTGAGGGCGATTTGCTTTCAAGCGTTCGTGAGGCCGCGGTTAAAACCGAACGTGTCGAAGGCGCCGTAACCATGACCTATGCGGTTGCCGATGGTGAGGTGTTCACACCATCCTATCCGGCGGTAATGGCTATTCTCGGCGACCTGGCTGGTGGGCGTGGATATGCAATCAATGCTTTCGCGGAGCGCGCGTAA
- a CDS encoding DUF1799 domain-containing protein, whose translation MAPYGLTPDDYDDHYIDVWPDVWTSFLVFQTVSTQWRTGMGGASGLDYNVLPWVMRLHNVDDEATALSDIRVMESAALKIMHKERAE comes from the coding sequence CTGGCACCATACGGGCTTACGCCGGATGATTACGACGATCATTACATCGACGTCTGGCCAGATGTATGGACTTCATTCCTGGTGTTTCAGACTGTCAGTACGCAATGGCGAACGGGAATGGGGGGCGCGTCCGGGCTCGACTATAACGTTTTGCCCTGGGTGATGCGTTTGCACAACGTCGACGACGAGGCAACCGCGCTTTCGGACATCCGGGTGATGGAAAGTGCTGCGCTAAAAATTATGCATAAAGAGAGGGCGGAATGA
- a CDS encoding C40 family peptidase gives MRQKTIQDILAHAAKDYPHECCGVIAQKSRVERYFPCRNLAVEPTEQFHLAPEDYAAAEDWGTITGIVHSHPDATTQPSELDKAQCDATLLPWHIVSWPEGDFRTITPRGELPLLGRPFVLGHYDCWGLVMSYFRQEQDVELKDYRVDYPWWEDSYPDNFYQDCWYECGFREFNGSPMPGDLIIMQVESNKWNHSGILLEGNMLLHHLYGHLSQRVPYGGYWMERTMKIVRHKSLIMQEG, from the coding sequence ATGCGTCAGAAAACAATTCAGGACATCCTGGCGCATGCTGCGAAAGACTATCCCCACGAATGCTGCGGCGTGATAGCGCAGAAAAGCCGGGTGGAACGCTATTTCCCATGCCGTAATCTGGCTGTCGAACCAACTGAACAGTTTCATCTTGCGCCAGAGGATTACGCTGCTGCTGAAGACTGGGGGACGATAACGGGAATCGTACATAGTCACCCTGATGCGACGACCCAACCAAGTGAACTGGACAAGGCTCAATGCGATGCAACGTTGCTGCCCTGGCATATTGTCAGTTGGCCGGAAGGAGACTTTCGTACCATTACTCCCCGCGGAGAATTGCCGCTGCTCGGGCGCCCGTTTGTGCTCGGACACTACGACTGTTGGGGGCTGGTAATGAGCTATTTCCGGCAGGAGCAGGATGTTGAACTTAAGGATTACCGTGTTGATTATCCGTGGTGGGAGGACTCCTATCCGGATAATTTCTATCAGGATTGCTGGTACGAATGTGGGTTCCGCGAATTCAATGGATCGCCAATGCCGGGCGATTTGATCATCATGCAGGTGGAATCGAATAAGTGGAACCATTCAGGGATCTTGCTGGAGGGGAACATGCTTCTCCATCATCTTTATGGTCACCTCAGTCAACGTGTGCCATATGGAGGGTACTGGATGGAGAGAACAATGAAAATTGTCAGGCATAAAAGCCTAATCATGCAGGAGGGATAA
- a CDS encoding phage minor head protein: MATINESLRDESIAHSVWLSRYATGVANRMVKLLNETDADLSARLLDALDRLPPESFTVSRLQSLLGSVRELNHQAVATMQAGLESELVALAKNEASYQLSLFDSLLPSQVLSHYPLQGITADMVYAAAMAQPFQGRLLSEWAVNLESDRLARIVNAVRRGYLAGDTVETIARNVRGHANKDYRDGALQMSRANAASIAKTAVNHLAATARNSFTSANSDIVKGKQWLSTLDNKTSHDCIIRDLLRYTLDNKPVGHKVPYLQGPGKIHFCCRSTETLILKSWRELGIDIDEMDEGSRASMDGQVPAKTTYLEWLERQPAQRQDQVLGAERGRLFRAGEINLADMFTDKGEWISLERLKQLSGTDN; the protein is encoded by the coding sequence ATGGCCACCATTAACGAAAGCCTGCGCGATGAGTCGATCGCACATTCCGTCTGGTTAAGTCGCTACGCCACCGGAGTGGCAAACCGGATGGTGAAGTTGCTTAACGAAACGGACGCGGATCTTTCGGCACGGCTACTAGATGCGCTGGACAGATTGCCTCCTGAGAGCTTCACCGTTAGCCGTCTGCAGAGTTTACTGGGCAGCGTGCGTGAGCTTAACCATCAGGCCGTTGCCACCATGCAGGCAGGGCTCGAGAGTGAGCTGGTGGCGCTGGCAAAGAACGAAGCCAGTTATCAGCTGAGCCTGTTCGATTCCCTTCTGCCATCACAGGTCTTGTCTCACTATCCGCTGCAGGGCATCACCGCCGATATGGTGTATGCCGCGGCGATGGCGCAGCCCTTTCAGGGGCGGCTGCTGAGTGAGTGGGCGGTTAATCTGGAATCGGACAGGCTGGCGCGTATCGTGAACGCTGTCCGCAGGGGTTATCTTGCCGGCGACACGGTAGAAACTATAGCCCGCAATGTTCGTGGCCACGCCAACAAAGACTATCGCGACGGCGCGCTGCAGATGAGCAGGGCAAATGCCGCCAGCATCGCTAAAACAGCCGTTAATCATCTGGCTGCCACTGCACGCAACAGCTTCACCAGCGCCAACAGCGATATCGTGAAAGGCAAACAGTGGCTGTCTACGCTGGACAATAAAACAAGTCATGACTGCATTATTCGTGACCTGCTGCGTTACACCCTGGATAACAAACCGGTCGGGCATAAGGTGCCTTACCTGCAGGGACCCGGGAAAATTCATTTTTGCTGTCGTTCTACCGAAACCCTGATCCTCAAGTCGTGGCGCGAACTCGGCATCGATATCGACGAGATGGACGAGGGGAGTCGTGCCAGCATGGATGGCCAGGTGCCAGCTAAAACCACGTATCTGGAATGGCTCGAGCGTCAGCCAGCTCAACGGCAGGATCAGGTTTTGGGTGCCGAGCGTGGCCGTCTGTTCCGAGCCGGTGAAATCAACCTGGCTGATATGTTCACTGACAAAGGCGAATGGATCAGCCTGGAACGCTTGAAGCAGCTCTCAGGCACTGACAACTAA
- a CDS encoding phage tail protein yields MGFALPNGAHVYLASGYGPAITFTGATNAENMVITVSEADALKVGDIVHVNCNWSGVDNVIAKIDAIAESAVTLRNINTTNKNKYAAGGGTGSIRKVLEWTELPQITEVSKSGGDQNTTQIQFLSDDRQRNLNTYKSAVSQTYSIAHDSTLPVYPLLRQLDEDEETVAAYMYVPKAKENRYWAATASFDDTPTTAVNEVETVSVVLNLQSSAMTFYKVTDAAA; encoded by the coding sequence ATGGGCTTTGCATTGCCTAACGGCGCTCACGTCTATCTGGCATCGGGTTATGGCCCAGCCATTACTTTCACCGGGGCGACGAACGCCGAAAATATGGTGATCACCGTGAGTGAAGCGGACGCACTCAAGGTGGGTGATATTGTTCATGTGAACTGCAACTGGTCCGGTGTTGATAACGTCATTGCAAAAATTGATGCGATTGCCGAAAGCGCCGTAACTCTTCGCAATATCAATACCACCAACAAAAACAAATATGCCGCTGGTGGCGGTACCGGTTCGATCCGCAAGGTTCTTGAATGGACCGAGCTGCCGCAAATTACTGAGGTGTCGAAATCTGGTGGCGATCAGAACACCACACAGATTCAGTTCCTGAGCGACGACCGCCAGCGAAACCTGAATACCTATAAATCCGCAGTCTCTCAGACCTACTCGATCGCTCACGACTCAACTCTCCCGGTTTATCCGTTGCTGCGCCAACTGGACGAAGACGAAGAGACGGTTGCGGCTTACATGTACGTGCCGAAGGCGAAGGAAAACCGTTACTGGGCGGCCACGGCGTCCTTTGACGATACGCCAACTACTGCGGTTAACGAGGTAGAGACAGTAAGTGTGGTGCTGAACCTGCAGTCATCGGCGATGACGTTCTACAAGGTGACTGACGCTGCCGCCTAG
- a CDS encoding YnfC family lipoprotein, producing the protein MSLDSKMKKISTLFLCTSLFSGMALADNHYIPLLYNLSTMFDFNPVKGAVKSLDTDVEENGKVTYKIAIRLAKNGCVESLDLDNVSSGHETNLKNSNGSLVGQRDGKPFLIQLDEKCNILTKNENGDELRYSLYSNGLIKDTYYLGKKISEHFYDDNSNLIRSEFYGSGKVLSKNEISYVDKDRKPLDYKIINTSVYSEGYTATNTCHYSEKLVPEICKVTVQSAGNPVPKPVLMTANTKVEFY; encoded by the coding sequence TTGAGCTTAGATTCAAAAATGAAAAAAATATCTACTCTTTTCCTTTGTACTTCCTTATTTTCAGGCATGGCTTTAGCTGATAACCATTACATACCTCTCCTCTATAATTTATCTACTATGTTTGATTTCAATCCAGTTAAAGGAGCTGTCAAATCATTAGATACTGATGTTGAAGAAAATGGTAAGGTCACTTATAAAATCGCCATCAGACTAGCTAAGAATGGTTGTGTCGAAAGCTTAGATCTTGATAACGTTTCGTCTGGTCATGAAACAAATTTAAAAAATAGCAATGGAAGTCTTGTTGGCCAAAGAGATGGTAAGCCTTTCTTAATACAGCTCGATGAAAAATGTAATATTTTGACTAAAAATGAAAATGGTGACGAGTTACGATATAGTCTTTACTCGAATGGCTTAATTAAAGATACTTATTATTTGGGTAAGAAAATATCTGAGCATTTTTATGATGATAATTCTAATTTGATACGTTCTGAGTTTTATGGTTCTGGAAAGGTCCTCTCTAAAAACGAAATATCTTATGTTGATAAAGACAGGAAGCCTCTTGATTATAAAATTATAAACACATCAGTTTACTCGGAAGGTTATACAGCAACGAATACTTGTCATTATAGCGAAAAGCTTGTTCCTGAAATATGTAAAGTAACAGTGCAGAGCGCAGGGAATCCTGTGCCGAAGCCAGTACTAATGACAGCGAATACGAAAGTTGAATTCTACTAG
- a CDS encoding phage tail assembly chaperone codes for MATKFTLQPKPTFKANVSIPRAGDEDGVLTFTFNHKPLKELANLEKLEGKTATDFLMEIIAGWALPDAFNAENLSVLLENYPAAMKAIPETYYRELMGQREKN; via the coding sequence ATGGCGACCAAATTCACCCTTCAGCCAAAACCTACATTTAAGGCCAACGTCTCGATCCCGCGCGCCGGCGATGAGGATGGCGTGCTGACCTTCACGTTTAATCATAAGCCACTCAAAGAGCTGGCTAATCTGGAAAAACTGGAAGGCAAAACCGCCACTGATTTTCTGATGGAAATCATTGCTGGCTGGGCACTTCCCGATGCATTCAACGCGGAAAACCTGTCGGTGCTGCTGGAAAACTATCCGGCGGCGATGAAGGCCATCCCGGAAACCTACTACCGCGAGCTGATGGGGCAGCGCGAAAAAAACTGA
- a CDS encoding phage minor tail protein L, protein MITEDYQRLEPGEKIRLLEVDGSAFGLDDVLRFHAYNLPHTEEEIAAAGGDESKLKAKSIWWQGEEYGAWPYKLEGLEASTDGSSAQPRLTVANIDSSITALCLAYDDMLQAKVTIHDTFAHYLDARNFPDGNPTADPLQVRKRVFYIDGKNSELPGESIEFVLTSPMDLQGLMIPTRQLHSLCTWCIRNRYRTGDGCDYAGTLYFDRNNNPVSDPSLDECNGTLTACKLRFGEHDELPFGGFPGTSLIRS, encoded by the coding sequence ATGATTACTGAAGATTATCAACGCCTCGAACCGGGTGAAAAAATACGTCTTCTTGAGGTAGACGGTTCTGCGTTTGGTCTTGACGACGTTCTGCGCTTTCACGCTTATAACCTCCCGCATACTGAAGAAGAGATTGCGGCTGCTGGTGGCGACGAATCAAAGTTAAAGGCGAAGAGTATCTGGTGGCAGGGCGAAGAGTATGGTGCCTGGCCATATAAACTCGAGGGACTGGAAGCGTCAACCGATGGCAGTAGCGCCCAGCCGAGGCTCACCGTTGCCAACATTGACAGCTCTATCACTGCGCTCTGTCTGGCCTATGACGATATGCTGCAGGCCAAAGTTACGATTCATGACACTTTTGCGCATTACCTGGATGCGCGTAATTTCCCGGATGGAAATCCAACAGCAGATCCCTTGCAGGTGAGGAAGCGGGTTTTCTATATCGACGGTAAAAATAGCGAGCTTCCCGGTGAAAGTATCGAGTTTGTTCTTACCAGCCCGATGGATCTGCAGGGATTGATGATTCCGACCAGACAGCTGCATTCCCTTTGCACATGGTGCATCCGGAATAGGTACCGCACCGGCGATGGGTGCGATTATGCCGGCACGCTTTACTTCGACAGAAACAACAATCCGGTAAGCGATCCCTCATTGGATGAATGCAACGGCACGCTCACCGCCTGCAAGCTTCGGTTTGGTGAACACGATGAACTTCCTTTCGGTGGTTTTCCAGGAACATCTTTGATCAGGAGTTAA
- a CDS encoding phage tail tape measure protein yields the protein MSNDIATISLRVNTSELERGNQALDRFQETASAAAGKADDLNSTFRTGIDNQKKNSESLKQQRQELQNLLNKISPVNKALDELDTIQESLAKFRGKGLVGDEDFTRYNSVLETTRAKLAQVMESETAEGRARIEQAQAVQRAASAGKTFIDSLEEQVTAIGKTRAELLELKAAQLGVSDRAAPMIARLKEQEEAWKSGAISAGQYRNAMRYLPMQMTDIVTSLASGMPVYMVAIQQGGQLRDSFGGVGNALKAMLSMVTPARVAIGGLAGAVLIAAKAGADYFTAYDDINKAIIRTGNIASTSALQVMASSQSIAASTGATVETVQSLMTELISMGSLTQQQLEKAAGSTALAVQTGIVSAQDITKAYKDIEKDPVKALQSLNEQYNFLTVSQLKHIDELVKQKDQTAAVTQAMDLFGDTMAERGEQAYDSLTPFGRLWLDIKDWASEAMQNIGQWVAELASNTLKEFNAIYYSVAIVFQKLNQIISSSIAAAINLIPDWAKTDTLQGWQDYNEQMASAYGDSVSQLKKDWDAADISAGKYLDTTRKISTATTKKDREEVAAFGKKTKTGKQGTLSAGDRSTDAAQAELLALQAQLRALQQHKGLNDNISQQRKDLWTTEAKFQVLEEASRSRSLTKQEQSLLASKDQVLQLVRQKALLGDQISAQELLNKRMDTSQKYVTQMAEKQAALLGGAGMGDRQAQRELAKSQLAAGWKNTGGSLDEEGYQKQLKAANDYYNAEDQLRGDWLTGAKKGWADFEDSATNVYSQVQTVTSNAFTGMASTLTDFFTTGKSNFSDFLSTFLKGIAQMLTQLALVNGMKSAFGGTGIGAFFGFSGGGLVPGFDGGGYTGDGGKYQPKGVVHGGEFVFTKEATRALGVGNLYALMRGAQGYANGGYVGRAPMYGLQSSATGGVTVQTSVIVHNQNTQQQPSGNNDAISRAYKQTIDQSVRAGIAKELQPGRLIWNAMKSR from the coding sequence ATGAGTAACGATATCGCCACGATTTCCCTGCGTGTAAATACCAGTGAGCTGGAGCGCGGTAATCAGGCATTGGATCGCTTTCAGGAGACCGCGTCCGCCGCGGCAGGTAAAGCTGATGACCTGAACAGTACGTTCCGTACCGGTATCGATAACCAGAAGAAAAACAGTGAAAGCCTGAAGCAACAGCGCCAGGAGCTGCAGAACCTGCTGAATAAAATTAGCCCGGTAAACAAGGCGCTGGATGAACTGGACACGATCCAGGAGAGCCTGGCGAAGTTTCGCGGTAAAGGGCTGGTAGGGGATGAAGACTTTACTCGCTACAACAGCGTGCTTGAGACGACCCGAGCTAAACTGGCGCAGGTCATGGAGTCTGAGACCGCAGAGGGGCGGGCTCGCATTGAACAGGCACAGGCAGTGCAGCGTGCAGCTTCGGCGGGCAAGACCTTTATCGATTCGCTGGAAGAGCAGGTTACAGCAATCGGAAAAACGCGCGCAGAACTGTTAGAGCTAAAAGCAGCCCAACTTGGCGTGTCCGATCGTGCTGCACCCATGATCGCCCGACTGAAAGAGCAGGAGGAAGCGTGGAAGTCAGGAGCGATCAGCGCGGGGCAATACCGCAACGCGATGCGTTATCTACCAATGCAAATGACCGACATCGTAACTTCATTGGCGTCTGGTATGCCGGTTTATATGGTAGCCATTCAGCAGGGCGGCCAGCTGCGCGATTCGTTTGGCGGTGTAGGCAATGCTCTGAAAGCGATGTTGTCGATGGTGACTCCTGCCCGAGTGGCCATTGGTGGCCTGGCCGGTGCTGTTCTGATTGCTGCAAAAGCGGGAGCAGACTACTTCACAGCCTACGACGATATTAATAAGGCCATTATCAGGACAGGCAACATTGCCAGCACTTCAGCGCTCCAGGTTATGGCTTCCTCTCAGTCGATTGCTGCCTCTACTGGCGCTACTGTAGAAACCGTTCAGAGTCTGATGACTGAACTAATTAGCATGGGTTCGCTCACACAGCAGCAGCTCGAAAAAGCGGCGGGCTCTACGGCGTTGGCGGTTCAGACCGGTATTGTGTCGGCGCAGGACATCACCAAAGCCTATAAGGACATCGAAAAAGACCCCGTTAAAGCCCTTCAGAGTCTAAACGAACAATACAACTTCCTGACTGTTTCGCAGCTTAAGCACATTGATGAGCTGGTGAAGCAGAAGGACCAGACTGCTGCAGTTACACAGGCCATGGATTTGTTTGGCGACACAATGGCTGAGCGCGGAGAGCAGGCTTATGACTCGCTGACACCGTTTGGTCGCCTGTGGCTGGATATCAAAGACTGGGCATCTGAGGCCATGCAGAATATCGGTCAGTGGGTAGCAGAGCTGGCATCAAACACACTGAAGGAATTCAACGCAATTTATTACAGCGTAGCGATCGTTTTCCAGAAGCTGAACCAGATCATTTCTTCCTCTATTGCGGCTGCGATTAATCTCATTCCTGACTGGGCGAAAACGGATACTTTGCAGGGATGGCAGGACTATAACGAACAAATGGCCAGCGCTTATGGCGACAGTGTCTCTCAGTTGAAAAAAGACTGGGATGCCGCTGATATCAGTGCAGGTAAATACCTCGATACGACCAGAAAGATAAGTACTGCAACCACCAAGAAGGATCGGGAAGAGGTTGCTGCTTTTGGTAAAAAGACGAAAACCGGAAAGCAGGGCACTTTATCGGCTGGCGATCGCAGCACGGATGCTGCCCAGGCCGAGCTACTGGCGCTTCAGGCACAGTTACGCGCGCTGCAGCAGCATAAAGGGCTGAACGACAATATCAGCCAACAGCGCAAAGACCTTTGGACTACGGAAGCGAAATTTCAGGTGCTGGAAGAGGCCTCCCGATCTCGCTCTCTGACAAAGCAGGAGCAATCTCTGCTCGCGAGTAAAGACCAGGTGCTACAGTTAGTGCGGCAGAAAGCCCTGTTGGGTGATCAGATTTCCGCGCAGGAACTGCTGAACAAGCGCATGGATACCTCGCAGAAATACGTCACGCAGATGGCTGAGAAACAGGCCGCATTACTGGGTGGCGCGGGGATGGGTGACCGCCAGGCGCAGCGAGAGCTGGCAAAAAGTCAGCTCGCCGCCGGCTGGAAAAATACTGGTGGTTCGCTGGATGAAGAGGGATACCAGAAACAGCTTAAGGCAGCTAACGATTACTATAATGCTGAGGATCAGCTACGCGGTGACTGGCTGACCGGCGCGAAAAAGGGATGGGCTGATTTCGAAGACAGCGCGACCAATGTGTACTCGCAGGTGCAGACGGTTACTAGTAACGCGTTCACCGGGATGGCCAGCACCCTGACTGATTTCTTCACAACAGGTAAATCTAACTTCTCAGATTTTCTTTCCACTTTCCTCAAGGGCATCGCCCAGATGCTGACCCAACTGGCTCTGGTTAATGGAATGAAGTCAGCGTTTGGTGGAACCGGTATCGGCGCGTTCTTTGGTTTCTCAGGTGGTGGTTTGGTCCCCGGTTTTGATGGAGGCGGCTACACGGGAGATGGCGGTAAATACCAACCGAAAGGCGTTGTACACGGCGGTGAGTTTGTGTTTACGAAGGAAGCGACCCGTGCACTGGGTGTCGGCAATCTGTATGCGCTTATGCGTGGAGCTCAGGGGTATGCAAACGGCGGTTATGTTGGCCGCGCCCCGATGTATGGGCTGCAATCTTCGGCAACTGGCGGCGTAACCGTTCAAACGTCCGTGATCGTTCATAACCAGAACACTCAGCAGCAGCCTTCCGGCAATAACGATGCTATTTCTCGGGCTTATAAACAGACCATCGATCAGTCTGTTCGTGCTGGAATTGCTAAAGAGTTGCAACCCGGAAGGTTGATTTGGAACGCTATGAAAAGCCGTTGA
- a CDS encoding phage tail protein, whose product MTIETFTWRTQIQAGMEGEFTYATRSASFGDGFEQIAGEGINPEKQSWPMTLTGKKAEMLDALSFCRKHITKSFIWTSPVGETGLYRIEADSIKAQPLSSKVITIKATFKQAYTP is encoded by the coding sequence GTGACGATCGAAACATTTACCTGGCGAACCCAGATTCAGGCGGGAATGGAAGGGGAGTTCACTTACGCAACACGCTCTGCATCTTTCGGAGACGGCTTTGAACAGATCGCCGGTGAAGGCATCAACCCTGAAAAACAGTCATGGCCGATGACCTTAACGGGAAAAAAAGCTGAGATGCTCGATGCGCTGAGTTTTTGCCGCAAGCACATCACAAAATCCTTTATCTGGACGTCTCCTGTTGGCGAAACCGGTTTATACCGGATTGAAGCTGATTCCATTAAAGCCCAGCCGCTATCCAGCAAAGTGATAACCATAAAAGCAACCTTCAAACAGGCATACACACCATGA
- a CDS encoding DUF4128 domain-containing protein — MIPDIAAVLAARLGEWADAEGIPVAWENVPFTPPANEMYLAVHDMPVTPRTIDLGLRCRTYSGVYQINVVAPAGSGRTSVVALAGRVAELFPEGQEIAGKDFTCWISSVPGIFRGIPTPVSYTVPVSLNYRADINS, encoded by the coding sequence ATGATTCCCGATATCGCGGCGGTGCTGGCCGCCAGGCTCGGCGAGTGGGCTGATGCTGAAGGTATCCCGGTTGCCTGGGAAAACGTGCCGTTTACACCCCCTGCTAACGAGATGTACCTGGCCGTTCACGATATGCCCGTTACGCCGCGAACAATCGATCTCGGATTGCGCTGCCGGACTTATTCAGGCGTGTACCAGATTAATGTCGTGGCGCCAGCCGGCTCCGGCCGCACCTCCGTCGTTGCTCTGGCGGGCAGGGTGGCAGAATTGTTCCCTGAGGGGCAGGAAATTGCAGGCAAAGACTTTACCTGCTGGATTAGCAGCGTGCCTGGCATATTCCGCGGCATCCCTACACCTGTGTCCTACACCGTTCCTGTCAGCCTAAATTATCGGGCAGACATTAACAGCTGA
- a CDS encoding Ig domain-containing protein — MSSTVNSDLIIYDDLAQTAFLERRQDNLAIFNASSNGAILLDNELIEGDFRKRAFYKVGGSIESRDVNSTEKVTGKKIGAGEAVSVKAPWKYGPYETTEEAFKRRGRSVDEFSEVIGTDVADATLEGYVKYGLKALTAAIGANADMVVTADIETDGKKTLTRGLRKYGDKFNRVVLFVMHSATYFDIVDEAIANKIYEEAGVVVYGGQPGTLGKPVLVTDTMDADAILGLVAGAVTVTESQAPGFRSYDINDQENLAIGYRAEGVVNVDLLGYSWDTSKGDNPDLTKIGTAGNWKKHFTSNKSTAGVLIKLGSTAGE; from the coding sequence ATGTCTAGCACTGTTAATAGTGACCTGATCATTTATGACGATCTGGCGCAGACCGCTTTCCTCGAGCGTCGCCAGGACAACCTGGCAATTTTCAACGCGTCCTCCAACGGCGCGATCCTGCTGGATAACGAGCTGATTGAAGGCGATTTCCGCAAGCGAGCCTTCTACAAAGTGGGCGGCTCAATCGAATCGCGTGACGTTAACTCCACCGAAAAGGTGACGGGTAAGAAGATTGGCGCCGGTGAAGCCGTATCCGTCAAAGCGCCGTGGAAATACGGTCCATATGAAACTACTGAAGAAGCGTTCAAACGCCGCGGCCGCTCGGTTGACGAGTTCTCAGAGGTGATCGGCACTGATGTTGCTGATGCGACGCTGGAAGGCTATGTGAAATATGGCTTGAAAGCGCTTACGGCTGCTATTGGCGCAAACGCGGACATGGTGGTTACCGCAGATATCGAAACAGACGGTAAGAAGACCCTGACGCGCGGCCTGCGTAAGTACGGCGACAAGTTCAACCGTGTTGTGCTCTTCGTTATGCACTCCGCCACTTACTTCGACATCGTGGATGAGGCGATCGCCAACAAAATCTACGAAGAAGCGGGCGTGGTGGTTTACGGCGGGCAGCCAGGCACGCTGGGTAAACCTGTGCTGGTGACCGACACCATGGACGCTGATGCGATCCTTGGGCTGGTAGCTGGTGCGGTTACCGTCACCGAGTCTCAGGCGCCGGGCTTCCGTTCCTACGACATCAACGATCAGGAAAACCTGGCGATCGGATACCGTGCAGAAGGTGTGGTGAATGTCGACCTGCTGGGTTACAGCTGGGATACCTCCAAAGGTGATAACCCGGACCTGACCAAAATCGGCACTGCAGGTAACTGGAAGAAGCACTTCACCAGTAACAAATCTACGGCTGGCGTGCTGATTAAGCTGGGATCCACTGCGGGGGAGTAA
- a CDS encoding Ig-like domain-containing protein, whose product MHCGGVTLSADKTSATADSTDAVTISLKYTLNGAGVSGKTVAWNSTGGTLSTASSQTGSAGGATVKLTSDTAGTFTVTGTVEGVAKTTDEITFTAPAGE is encoded by the coding sequence ATCCACTGCGGGGGAGTAACGCTGTCAGCGGATAAAACCTCCGCAACCGCTGACAGCACCGATGCGGTCACCATTTCCCTGAAGTACACGCTAAACGGAGCAGGTGTTTCCGGCAAAACCGTTGCCTGGAATTCAACGGGCGGCACGCTTAGCACGGCCAGTTCTCAGACCGGCTCTGCTGGTGGGGCGACGGTCAAGCTCACCTCTGATACGGCAGGCACCTTCACGGTAACCGGCACGGTTGAAGGAGTGGCGAAAACCACGGATGAGATCACTTTTACTGCACCTGCCGGAGAATAA